One window of Eublepharis macularius isolate TG4126 chromosome 17, MPM_Emac_v1.0, whole genome shotgun sequence genomic DNA carries:
- the LOC129344882 gene encoding arylacetamide deacetylase-like 4 yields the protein MAASITVIIEKELLDSVGDSSGTVGYMGYILEILGICKQMKFIRNLMSKAALRKDPTLHVREVQFGNIPVRIYEPRSLSPEKKRCVIYFHGGLCMFGTTKCYSYVCRTIARESESIVIDIEYRLAPEHPFPAQKIDCITVLEHIQKEAENYGVDPNRIILAGDSSGGTMAAAACHTLVTMKDFPKPRAQVLMYPFLQSLDFSLPSYQQNKSIPMLYRKRAVKLGIKYITEDTVDFDSIINGAHVPDELRVRYRKWISAHHIPDEFKVRGYVQPEPAPFSKKLYEVCKITFQADFSPLLVEDDIIRQVPETFLLTCEYDVLRDDGLLYKKRLEDNGVPVTWLHLKNGFHGIMFKSDQTPITFKDAKPAWESIASFIKKF from the exons ATGGCGGCCAGCATCACTGTCATCATTGAGAAGGAATTACTGGATTCTGTAGGTGACAGCAGTGGCACTGTTGGATACATG GGTTATATTTTGGAGATATTGGGAATCTGTAAACAAATGAAGTTCATTCGGAACTTGATGTCTAAAGCTGCATTAAGGAAAGACCCAACACTGCATGTCCGGGAGGTACAGTTTGGTAACATTCCTGTAAGAATTTATGAGCCAAGAAGTTTGTCCCCTGAGAAAAAAAGATGTGTAATCTACTTCCATGGAGGCCTTTGCATGTTTGGGACAACTA AATGTTACTCATATGTGTGCAGGACAATTGCCCGAGAGAGTGAATCGATCGTTATAGACATTGA ATACCGTTTAGCTCCAGAGCACCCATTCCCAGCCCAGAAAATCGACTGCATCACAGTCCTAGAACATATTCAAAAAGAAGCCGAAAATTATGGAGTGGACCCCAACCGCATTATCCTTGCAGGTGACAGCAGTGGAGGAACAATGGCCGCAGCAGCTTGTCACACTCTGGTGACTATGAAGGATTTCCCAAAGCCCAGAGCTCAGGTTTTGATGTATCCGTTCCTCCAATCGTTGGACTTCAGTTTGCCTTCCTATCAGCAAAACAAATCTATTCCCATGTTGTACAGAAAACGGGCTGTTAAACTTGGTATCAAATATATAACCGAAGATACTGTAGATTTCGATAGCATTATAAATGGCGCCCATGTTCCCGATGAGCTGAGAGTGAGGTATAGGAAGTGGATTAGTGCTCATCACATTCCAGATGAGTTTAAGGTCAGAGGCTACGTGCAACCGGAGCCTGCTCCATTTTCCAAGAAACTTTACGAAGTCTGCAAGATAACTTTCCAGGCAGATTTTTCCCCTCTTTTAGTTGAAGATGACATCATACGCCAGGTCCCCGAGACTTTCCTTTTGACTTGCGAGTATGACGTTCTTAGGGATGATGGGCTGTTGTACAAGAAACGGCTAGAAGACAATGGCGTGCCAGTGACTTGGCTTCACCTAAAAAACGGATTCCATGGAATCATGTTTAAAAGTGATCAGACGCCCATTACGTTCAAAGATGCAAAACCTGCATGGGAAAGCATAGCAAGTTTCATTAAAAAGTTCTGA